One window from the genome of Desulforamulus ruminis DSM 2154 encodes:
- a CDS encoding GntR family transcriptional regulator, which translates to MLDNNNPVPLHIQLKEILLKEIQQGVYKEKIPSERELIDKYSVSRTTVREAVTALVYEGVLQKIHGKGTFINQSPSINEWLGYLSSFTETIERMGMKSGAQLLEQGRGSDVEIAETLGVEEYYYIKRLRFADDQPVAIERHYYPLEVGLLLEKYDLNKVTLYEKLEAEGINLHHAEQRIMAESPSTEDAKLLGISDHTCVLVAQRLITNRLGNPIEYYHSIYRADKYAFSLKMSRGMRVG; encoded by the coding sequence GTGCTTGATAATAATAACCCGGTACCTTTGCATATACAGTTAAAAGAAATTTTGTTAAAAGAAATCCAGCAAGGGGTTTATAAAGAGAAAATTCCCAGTGAGAGAGAGTTGATCGATAAATACTCCGTAAGTCGTACCACTGTACGGGAGGCCGTAACCGCTTTGGTTTATGAAGGAGTATTGCAGAAGATTCACGGTAAAGGCACCTTTATTAATCAGTCCCCTTCAATCAATGAATGGTTGGGCTATCTAAGCAGCTTTACTGAAACCATTGAAAGAATGGGGATGAAATCCGGCGCACAACTGCTGGAGCAGGGAAGAGGTTCCGACGTAGAAATAGCGGAGACCCTTGGTGTGGAAGAATATTATTATATAAAAAGACTGCGGTTTGCCGACGACCAGCCGGTAGCCATAGAAAGGCACTACTATCCTTTAGAAGTGGGGCTTCTTTTGGAAAAATATGATCTAAATAAGGTTACCTTATATGAAAAGTTAGAAGCCGAAGGGATTAATTTACACCATGCGGAACAGAGAATAATGGCGGAGAGCCCCAGTACAGAGGATGCTAAATTACTGGGAATTTCTGATCATACATGTGTTTTAGTTGCACAACGTCTAATTACCAATCGACTGGGAAATCCCATCGAGTACTATCACAGTATTTATCGGGCAGACAAATATGCCTTTAGCTTAAAAATGTCCAGAGGAATGCGAGTGGGTTAA
- a CDS encoding amidohydrolase family protein, with protein sequence MKTIDFRFRPNTPDVMAIGESKMFKTLCDMIGFSNTKTQDLPEIVEELNQNGVDKAVILGRDAETTYQWKGSNDGVAKMVNQFPDKFIGFAGLDPHKGMAAIHELNRSVNQLGLKGASIDPYLAQIYVNDAKYYPIYAKCCELDIPIVITTGPATLVPNAVIDHVAPRYIDFVARDFPELTMVVSHGAYPWVNEMITVAQRNSNVYLDISEYEFFPMSEAYVQGANTIISDKLLFASAHPFVHFKDALKNYQKLPFTDEVRQKVMYKNAARILKLDQSC encoded by the coding sequence ATGAAAACCATTGATTTTCGGTTTAGGCCCAACACGCCCGATGTTATGGCCATCGGGGAAAGTAAAATGTTTAAAACCTTATGCGATATGATTGGCTTCTCCAATACCAAAACCCAGGATCTTCCGGAAATTGTTGAGGAACTCAATCAAAATGGTGTAGATAAGGCCGTTATTCTGGGAAGAGACGCCGAAACCACCTACCAGTGGAAAGGCAGCAACGATGGAGTGGCCAAAATGGTCAATCAATTCCCTGATAAATTTATTGGTTTTGCCGGTCTTGATCCTCATAAAGGCATGGCAGCCATCCACGAGCTGAACCGCTCTGTTAACCAACTGGGATTAAAAGGGGCATCCATCGACCCTTACCTGGCTCAAATTTATGTTAATGACGCCAAATACTACCCTATCTATGCCAAATGCTGCGAATTGGATATTCCCATTGTAATTACTACGGGACCTGCCACTCTGGTTCCCAATGCGGTTATTGACCACGTTGCGCCCAGGTACATCGATTTTGTAGCCCGGGATTTCCCGGAACTGACCATGGTGGTAAGCCACGGCGCCTATCCTTGGGTCAATGAAATGATTACCGTAGCTCAAAGAAACAGCAATGTGTATCTGGATATCTCGGAATATGAATTCTTCCCGATGTCCGAAGCGTATGTACAGGGGGCCAACACCATCATCAGCGACAAATTGCTCTTTGCCAGCGCCCACCCCTTTGTCCATTTTAAAGACGCCTTGAAGAACTATCAAAAGCTCCCCTTTACGGATGAAGTTCGCCAGAAGGTCATGTACAAAAATGCCGCCCGAATACTGAAACTGGATCAATCTTGTTAA
- a CDS encoding iron-containing alcohol dehydrogenase, translated as MWEANIPIHEVREIRVKTTVFLGVGAIKKIHDIAAELKQKRGIDKVVILTGKGSYKSTGAWDHVSAALEKNGIQHVLYNKVTPNPTVDQVDEAAKMGKELGAQGVIAIGGGSPIDAAKSVAILLAYPGKTARDVYEFKFTPDQAVPIVAINLTHGTGTEADRFAVVSIPEKEHKPAIAYDCIYPLYSIDDPALMTKLPENQTRYVSIDAVNHIVEAATSKVASPFSIMLAKETVRLISEYLPKALAQPEDLTARYYLLYASLIAGVAFDNGMLHFTHALEHPLSAVKPDLAHGLGLAVILPAVVKQIYPSSAAVLADVFSPIIPGLKGVPDETEKAAKGIEQWLASVGITSKLKDLGFTEGDVEKLTDLAFNTPSLDLLLSLAPVPADRERVAAIYHDSL; from the coding sequence ATGTGGGAAGCCAACATACCAATTCACGAGGTTAGGGAAATCCGGGTCAAGACCACGGTTTTTCTAGGGGTCGGCGCCATCAAAAAAATCCATGACATAGCGGCTGAACTGAAACAAAAAAGAGGAATTGACAAGGTTGTGATTCTTACCGGGAAAGGGTCTTATAAAAGTACCGGGGCCTGGGACCATGTCAGCGCGGCATTGGAGAAAAACGGAATTCAGCACGTGCTGTACAACAAAGTAACGCCGAACCCCACTGTAGACCAGGTGGACGAGGCTGCTAAAATGGGTAAAGAACTAGGGGCCCAAGGCGTCATTGCCATCGGGGGCGGCAGTCCCATTGATGCGGCGAAGTCCGTAGCCATTCTATTGGCCTATCCGGGCAAAACCGCCCGGGATGTGTATGAATTTAAGTTTACACCGGATCAGGCGGTACCCATTGTAGCCATCAATCTGACCCACGGTACCGGTACAGAGGCCGACCGTTTTGCGGTGGTCAGCATTCCGGAAAAAGAACATAAACCGGCCATTGCCTATGACTGTATTTATCCGCTGTATTCCATTGACGACCCGGCTTTAATGACTAAGCTGCCGGAAAATCAAACCCGTTATGTTAGTATTGATGCTGTAAACCATATTGTGGAAGCTGCTACCAGCAAGGTTGCCAGCCCTTTTTCCATTATGCTGGCCAAAGAAACCGTTCGTTTGATTTCCGAGTATTTACCCAAAGCCCTGGCGCAGCCGGAGGATTTAACCGCCAGATACTACCTCCTTTATGCCTCTTTAATTGCCGGGGTGGCCTTTGATAACGGCATGCTGCACTTCACCCATGCCCTGGAGCATCCCTTAAGTGCCGTAAAACCGGATTTGGCCCATGGACTGGGACTGGCGGTTATCCTGCCTGCGGTGGTCAAGCAAATTTATCCTTCCTCCGCAGCCGTTCTGGCAGATGTCTTTTCGCCCATTATACCGGGCTTAAAAGGAGTCCCCGATGAGACAGAAAAGGCAGCCAAGGGAATTGAGCAATGGCTGGCCAGTGTGGGAATTACTTCTAAGCTGAAAGATCTGGGATTTACCGAAGGGGATGTGGAAAAATTAACGGATCTGGCCTTTAATACCCCCAGCCTGGATTTATTATTAAGTCTGGCCCCGGTGCCGGCAGACAGAGAGCGGGTTGCAGCCATTTACCACGATTCTCTTTAA
- a CDS encoding MFS transporter: MKDKKMMRRIVSASLIGATIEWYDFFLYGVVAGIVFNKLYFPSDDPVVSTLLAYATFAVGFITRPLGGIIFGHFGDKIGRKSVLVATLMIMGVSTVLIGLIPTYAQIGIWAPVILLLLRIFQGIGLGGEWGGAVLMTFESAPESERGFYASLPQIGLSLGLTLASGVVGLLSFTLSDAQFMAWGWRVAFILSIVLVAVGMYIRLHVMESPEFQKVKSEKAEVKIPFMELWRGGYAANILAGMGARYIDGVFFNVFAVFSISYLTSSLNIDRTDALMGVMLAAIVMCFTIPYFGRLSDRVGRAKLYLYGSLITGISAFPAFWLMAQSGGNITLIWLSIIIPFGIFYAMVYAPEAALFSDLFDARVRYTGISFVYQFSGIFASGLTPIIATSLLALNNGNATLLCAYVVFAGVVSAYSAAWIRRNQGRQKLEKTVNIS, translated from the coding sequence ATGAAAGATAAAAAAATGATGCGTCGTATTGTTAGCGCCAGTTTAATCGGAGCCACTATCGAATGGTATGACTTTTTCCTCTACGGGGTTGTAGCCGGCATTGTCTTTAACAAATTGTATTTTCCCTCCGATGATCCTGTGGTTTCCACATTGCTTGCCTATGCTACTTTTGCCGTCGGTTTTATTACACGTCCACTGGGAGGCATTATCTTTGGACACTTTGGAGATAAGATCGGCCGCAAAAGTGTATTGGTTGCCACGCTGATGATCATGGGTGTTTCCACCGTATTGATCGGTTTAATTCCCACTTATGCACAAATTGGTATCTGGGCGCCGGTAATTCTGCTGCTCCTGCGGATTTTCCAGGGTATTGGTCTGGGCGGCGAATGGGGAGGCGCGGTGCTGATGACCTTTGAATCCGCTCCTGAATCGGAGCGTGGTTTTTACGCCAGCCTGCCCCAGATCGGATTGTCGCTGGGTCTGACACTGGCCTCCGGCGTTGTGGGGTTGTTGTCCTTTACGCTTTCGGATGCTCAGTTCATGGCCTGGGGATGGCGTGTTGCCTTTATCTTAAGCATTGTGCTGGTGGCGGTAGGAATGTATATCCGCCTGCATGTTATGGAGAGCCCGGAATTCCAGAAGGTAAAAAGCGAAAAAGCCGAAGTAAAGATTCCTTTTATGGAGTTATGGCGCGGTGGGTACGCAGCCAATATATTGGCCGGAATGGGTGCCCGATATATTGACGGGGTGTTCTTCAATGTATTTGCGGTTTTCTCCATCAGTTATCTAACCTCCAGCCTGAACATCGACCGTACCGATGCGTTAATGGGCGTTATGCTGGCCGCTATCGTCATGTGCTTTACCATTCCTTATTTTGGACGTCTTTCAGACCGTGTGGGTAGAGCCAAACTTTATTTGTACGGCAGCTTGATCACGGGTATTTCAGCCTTCCCGGCCTTTTGGCTGATGGCTCAAAGCGGCGGAAATATCACCTTGATTTGGCTCTCCATTATTATTCCCTTCGGAATCTTCTATGCTATGGTCTATGCCCCGGAAGCTGCGTTATTCTCAGATTTGTTTGACGCAAGAGTGCGCTATACGGGGATCTCCTTTGTCTATCAGTTCTCAGGAATTTTTGCCAGTGGTTTAACACCCATCATTGCCACAAGCTTATTGGCTCTCAACAACGGAAACGCCACTCTGCTTTGCGCCTATGTGGTCTTTGCCGGTGTCGTCAGCGCCTACTCGGCTGCCTGGATTCGCCGCAACCAAGGTCGTCAAAAACTGGAAAAGACCGTGAATATCTCATAG